Part of the Propioniciclava sp. MC1595 genome is shown below.
GAAGCCCACGATGCGGCAGATGGGCGCCATCATGAAGGCCGTGAACGCGCGCGTGGCCGGCCGGGCCGACGGCTCGGCGGTGGCGGCCAAGGTGAAGGCCGCCCTGGCCTGAGCGACCTCTGGGCCGGATCCCTCCTTGACAAGGTGGGATGCGGCGGGGAGTCTGGCGACCATGAGTGAGAAGCCCATGGACCCCCGTATCAACCCGAACGAGGCCGACGAGGACCTCGACAACACCAACGCGGCGGAGCGCCGCGGCGACGGTGGCCACCCGGTCAACCCGACCGACGCCGAGGGCGAGCAGCCGATGCCCGACGAGAACTCCTGACACCCCCGAACAGGACGAGGGCCGTCCCGCAGGTCGCGGGACGGCCCTCGTTTCGTCACTCAGGCGGCCAGGGTTAGGACGCTCTTGCTCTGGGCGCACCAAGGGCAGAACGCGGAAGCCTCGCCGCGCCGGACGGACAGGGTGTGGCCGCAGCTGAGCTCGGCCTGGTCTAGGCGCCACTGCGCCGTGTGGTTGGTCATGGATACTCCTTCAACCGCACGCCTCGCGGGGTCGCGCCGGCGGCGGGTACTTCAGCAATGGACCCATCGCGCGGTTCGGCGACGGGCGAGGGCGGCTCCGGCCCGGGGGGAAGCGGCCGGCACGACGTCCGTTGGGTTCGGCCCAGCACCGTGCTGGGCAAGGACCCAGTATAGCCGATCGGCGTCCGACGTGCTGGGAATCGCCTCCACTAGGGTGGATGCATGAGCCGGGTTGCCCTCTGGCGACGTACCGACGCCATCGCGGAGCCCCGGCTCAACCGCGCCAAGGCCTTGTTGCTGACCCTCATCGCGGTCACGTCGCTGCTGGCGCTGGCCTTCGTGCGCCCCGAGGAGGCGCCCCTGGTGGTCAACGTCTACAAATACCGGGCCAAGACGGGTGCGTTCCTGGGCAGCATGTTCATGATCTGGCAGTTCCTGCTGGGCTTCCGCGGCGCCGTGTCGCCCGTCCTGCCCGACCTCGCGTGGGTCGGCATCGTGCACCAGCGGCTGGGCCAGTTCGGCGTCCTGATCATCGTCCTGCACCCGGTCTTCATCGGCCTGTACTGCCTGGAGACCCGCGGGCAGAACATCTTCGCGCTGAAGATGTCCGACCCGTTCTCCCAGCGCGTGCTGCTCGGCATGCTCGCTCTGGCGGTGGTCGGGTTCATCATCGTGACGAGCCTGGTGCGCTCGAAGATGGGCTTCTACCGCTGGCTGTGCACCCACCTGTCGGCCTACCTCGTCCCGCCGCTGGCGTTCGTGCACAGCTTCCTGCTCGGCCCCACCATCCGGGGCACGTGGCTGCAGGCGTACTGGTGGCTGCTCGGCGCGCGAGGTCTTTCCACCAGACGGGGCGCCGACGCGGTCCCCGTGGGTGGCCCTGAGCTCTGGCGAGACCGGCGAAGACCCTGACGGCAGCGACCCATGGCGCCGGAGGGCTGAGGAGCCGACGACGCCCGGACGGCTTCGACCCTCTGTGGTTGGGAACAGCGGGATCACAGGAAGTGGACAGGCTGGCTGGCTAGCGTCGCTCCCGACGAACGATCCGAACCATGAAAGGCCTCCCATGGATCCCATCTCCCGCTATTCCGCCGTCACCCGTAGGGCGTTCCTCGGCGGACTCTCCGCCGCGGCGATCGTGGCCACGGTGGGCTGCGCGACAGAAGCGTCCACCTCCTCGGTTCCCGCCAGTTCGGCCTCCTCCGCATCCCCGTCCGCAACCGCCACCGCGACGGCATCCGCCTCCTCCAGCGCCTCGGCGAGCACGTCGGGCACGGAGTTGCCGGCGAGCGCACAGGCGACCGTGTCCTGGACGTTCACCTCCAGCGGTGGACGCTCCCGCAACCCGTACATGGCGGTATGGATCGAGGACGCCGACGGCAATTTCGTGAAGACCCTCGCGCTCTACCACAGGGCCAACGGCGACAACTGGCTGAAAACCCTGTCGGCCTGGTACGCCGCGTCGGGCGGCACCGACACCACCACCAGTGGCACCGTGCCCGCTGGCAGCTTCACCGCGGTCTGGGACGGCTCCACCGCGGCGGGAGCCCGCGCAGCCCAGGGCAGCTACTACGTGTGCGTTGAGTCCGTGGTCGAGCACGGCTCAGAGAGCCTCGTCCGCCAGCAGGTGGAGTTCGCCACCTCGGCGGCCCAGACCACCCTCACGCCGGCCGGCGACATCGCAGCCGCCGCCGTCGCCTACACCGTCTGATGCCACTCCCCAACGCTGAGCAACTCGCCGCCTGAGCGGACGGCGAGCGCCGCGGCGCCTGACACCTGCTCCAGCAAGGGGACGGCCTCGGACCAGGCCAGCACGCCGACAACCGTAGCGAGCGCGTCCGCAGTGATGGCGCTCGCTGCGCGGACAGTGGTGGACGGCCGGTTGGGCACCGGCCGGCCCGTCCGTGGGTCGATGACGTGTCCGTACCACTGGTCGGCGATCCGGAACCCGCGGTACACCGAGCCGCTGGTGGCCATCGCGCCGTCGCCGAGCACAACCGCGGCCAGTGGCCGCCCGCCGATCGCGTCCGGGTTCTCAACCCCGACGCGGACGACCTCGTCGCCGACGTGCCGCAGGTCGCCGCCGGCGTTCACCAGAACGTCGCACACGCCGTCCCGCCGCCCCGCCGCGACGCCGCGGTCGACGATGTAGCCCTTGGCGATGGCGTTCAGGTCGACGCCCGCACAGTCGCCGATCCGCTCCACCCGTCGGCCTGCCACACGAAACGGCAGGACGGCCAGTCGCGCGGCCAACTCGTCCAGCTCGGCCGCCGACGGCAGTTCCTGCTCGGCCTCCGCGCGCAGCCAGCGCTGACGGAACGCCCCCGCGGCCGGATGGAAAGCGCCGCCGGAGAACTCCCACCAGTGCTGGGCGGCGCCCAGGACGTCGCTGAGTTCCGCCGACACCGCGTCCAGCCGTCCGGAGCGCCAGCGACAGAGTTCGCTCCCGGGGTCGTAGACGGTGAACACGTCCTGCAGCCGCTCCATCTCCGCCACGACGGCGGCCTCCGCGTCCGCGGCGACAGCGCGTGCCACCGCCGGAGTTCCGCCCCGGGCGACCACACGGACCTCGACGTTGGTTCCCAGCAGCGGGTGGTAGATGCCGCGGGAGGTTGCGCGGACGGGAACACTCATGACGCCACCCTAGAGACGCTCGTTCCCACACGAACCTTCCACGTGGTGCACAGCCGAGCCACAGGCTCTCCTGAGAGCCTCTTTCCATGGCAGTCGAAACCCTCGTAGCCCCGCTCGCGCGCGGGCACTACGCACGGCAGGCGCGCGCGAACCGGGTCCGTGCGGGCGCCGTCGTCGGCGCCGGCTGGCTGGTGCTGGCGATGAGTGTGGTCCTGTTCCTCGCCGAGGACGGCCTGGGCAGGTTCTCCCACCTCGGTTCCTCGATCAACGCGCTCGGCATCATCGCCGGGCTGATCGCCACCAGCGCCTTGCTGCTGATGCTGCTGCTCGCCGCACGTGTGCCGCTGATCGACCGCGCCCTCGGCCAGCCGCGAGCCACCGCTCTGCACTCCCAACTGGGCGACACGGTGGTGATCGGGCTCGGCCTGCACGCGGTGCTGGTCCTGGTCGGCTACGCGGCCATGGACGCCATCTCGATCATCGACGAGTTCGTCTACCTGTGGGCGCAGAGCGACTTCATCCTGGCCGTCGTGGCCATGGCGCTGCTCGTGGCCGTGGTCGTTTCGTCCATCGCCGCGGCCCGCAGGCGGCTGCCGTACGAGGTCTGGCACGCGGTGCACCTCGCCAGCTATGTCGCGGTGGGCCTGTCGATACCCCACATGTTCTCGATGAGCGGCCTGCTGGCGCAGGGCGCATGGCAGCGCAGCTACTGGATCGCGCTGCTCGTGGTCACCGGCGGCTGCCTGCTGGCGTTCCGGTGCCTGCGGCCCGCCTGGGTCTCGCTGCGGCACCGGGTGCGGGTGACCGCAGTGACGTCGGCGGGGCCCAACGTCTTCCACATCGAGGTCAGCGGACGCAGGCTCGACCGACTGGGAGTGCAGGCGGGCCAGTACCTGCACTGGCGCTTCCTCGCCCCCGGCCTGTGGTGGCACCAGCACCCCTTCTCCGTCTCCGCGGCTCCCTCGGCGGCCCGGCTGCGGATCACGGTCCGGGTGCTGGGCGCGGGTACGGCGGCGCTGCGTGACCTCCGGGTGGGCACCAAGGTGTTCATCGAAGGCCCCTACGGTACGTTCACCGACGGCGCCAGGACCACCGACGCGGTCACTCTGGTCGGTGCCGGTGCTGGCATCGCCCCGATCCGGACGATCCTCGAGTCCACCGCCTTCGATCCCGGCGCGGCCACGGTCGTCCTGCGCGGCTCGCGCGCCGACGACGTCGTGCTCGGCGACGAAGTCGCTGCACTGTGCGATCGTCGGGGGGCGCGTCTGGTCGAGCTGGTGGGGCATCGGGCGCCCGGCGACCGCTGGGTGCCGGCCGATCAACCCCGACTCACGCTCGTCGATGTCGTCCCCGGGGTCGCCGGCACAGACCTCTACGTGTGCGGCCCCGAGGGCTTCATGGCCTCGGTGATCGCCGACGCCCGGGCGGCCGGGGTGCCGGAAGAGCAGATCCACACCGCGGCGTTCGGATTCGCAGCCTGATCAGCGTCAGGACGTGACCCCCTCCGTCCCTCAGCCCGGAGGAGGAACCGCCCGTCGCCGGTAGCCGGCGAGGAGCAGGTCTTCACTCCCCCGTCGCCCATCGACCAGCGCACGGTGTGAGTCCCGCTGAGTGGTGGGCTTTGGAGGAGGGCGTGTCCTGAGCTGATGGGTGGGCCATCGGCGAGATCTTCGGTGTGTACGGCCAAGCACGCATCGAAGGAGTTCTCACCGATGACCCAGTTCCAGTCTGCCCTGTCCGGGTTGCTGACGTCTGTCCAGAAACGGCGAGGGGGTCGATCTCGTGCGCGAGTCGGTCCGGATCGTGTTGCAGGAGTTGATCGGCGCCGACCGCTACGAGCGCACTCCCGAGCGAACGAATGAACGCAACGGCACCCGCCCCAAGGAGGTGATGACCAAGGGCGGCACCGTCGAGGTGCAGATCCCGAAGCTAGGGACTGCTGCACGATTAGGTGACAACCGATCTGTGGGGCCCTGCGGGTGACGGCGCTCAGCGAAAGTCCTCAGTGGTGCTCACCGAAGTTCCTCAGGTCGCGGGGGTAACGCTAGCGCAGGTTTGTGCCGGTTGTGGCGCGGCGGAGTTCGTCGGCTGCGGTGGCGTGGTGGCGGAGTCGGTAGGAGGCTCCGTCGAGCGTGACGACGACGGATCGGTGGAGGAGCCTGTCGAGCATGGCTGCGGCGACTGTGGTGTCGCCGAGGATGTCGCCCCAGGCGCCGACGGGCCGGTTCGTGGTGATCACGATCGAGGTCTTCAGGTAGCGCTGGTTGATAACTTGGAAGACTCGTCACTCTCCCATCCGGGAGACTGTTGCCCGTCGCACCCCTCGAACTCATCGCCGTGATGAAGCTCATCGCGTTCGCGGGACGCCAGCCCGCGGAAACCAAGGACGCCGACGATCTCTTCACGGTGTTGCGCGCTGCCTCCGACGGCATCTACGGCGACGAGACTTGGGACGACGAACTTGCCATGGCAGCGACCGATTTCGACCACGAACTTGCCGGAGCCTACCGGCTCCGACGCCGCGGTATCGCTTGCTTCCCCGCTGACCGAGCCCGACGGGTGCTCGATCAGGCAACACAGACTCACCCCACAATGCGGAGAGCCTGGCGCGGAGCCCACGACGGACTCTTGGATGCGTGGCTAATCGGCCTACGAGCAGGCCGTTCACCGGACGGAGCAAGGGGAACGTCCGGCTGATCTCAGCCCTTCGCTACGTCTCCACGCCGACATCGGTCGGCCTAATGAATGGACCGTCCGTGCCCCTACGCGCCGGGCGGTCTGGCGCACACGCTCGGCCTCACCTCCGGGGGATACCACGCGCGGAACCCTGCTGTCGAAGGTCCCCGTGGCGTCATCGAACCAAGGCGCGGCGCGTTCGAGATACTGTGACGCATGGATCTCGTGCGTGCCCTGGGCGTTGGGTACCTCCCCAAGGAACTCCCGCCAATCTTCACGAGCCTGACCTTCGCGAACGTTAGCGGTGGCCTCAAGCAAACACGGCCGAATGATGAGACGTATCCAGCAAAGTTCAGCTTGGCGCGAACCGGCGGCCTCAGGCGGGCGACTGAGATACCGAATCCGTTCTCTCAACTGTCGCTAGTGGAGCACTGCTCAAGAAACTGGGCAACCCTTCGGTCCATCGCGGGCCTAAGTGGGATCTCCACCAGCCGCCCCGTTCGTGCAAGCCAGAAGTCAGAGCGCTCCCTGAAGCACATCGGATCACCTGAGAAATATGAACGTGTGCTTCGATCGGTCGGAGCGCGCTTCACCCTCACCACGGATGTATCGAACTTCTTCCCTTCCACCTACACCCACGCGGTTGACTGGGCCGTGCGAGGACGGGCGACAGCGAAGAGGGATCGATCGGCGAAGTCGGTGGGCGGAAAGCTCGACCTCCTATTGCGTAAAGGGCGGGGCGGTCAGACGGTCGGAATATCGATCGGCCCAGACACGTCGTGGCTGATCTCTGAGCTCGTCCTGGGCCGGGTCGACTCCGCGCTTCAGCGGCGGCACCCGGGCATAGGCCGGCATGCTCTGCGTTGGGTAGACGACATGGTCTTCTATGCAAGCTCTCACGGCCTCGCTGAGGAGGTCCTTGGTCACTATGAGGAGGAACTTGGCAGGTTTGAACTTTCGCTGAACCCGCTCAAGACCACTATCCAGGCTGGCATCAAGCCGTACCAGGATGAATGGCTCATCAGGCTGCGTCAGGCCCGCTATCGTGACGACAATGAGGCGCACCAAGCAGACGATATTGTTGATCTGTTCAGCTTGGCATTCGACATCCAGAGCGCTCTGCCCAACTCGGGGGCAATCAGCTACGCTGTGAAGCGCTGCAACCCGTTCCCTTCCGGTCGCGCTTGGGAGGTATTCCAAGAGTTGCTCATGGCGTCCATGGCTCTTGAGCCGAGCTCGATCAGGCATGTCTTCGACGTAATGTCTTTTGCGAAAGACATTGGCCTCGCCGTAAAGGATCGGGAGTTCGGTGAAGCGTGCAACGAACTCATTATGCGGCACGCGCCGCTGGAGCATGGGTTCGAAGTTGCCTGGCTCCTCCTCATGTTGCGCGAACTTGGTCTCGAACCTTCAGAGGAGAGCGCCGATGCAGCTCTGCTCATGCACTGCAACGCGAGCAATCTCCTAGCGTGGGCAGCGCTCAAAGACTCGGTCTGGCTCCAGCTCTCGTGCACCAATCTCGACGCTGTCGTGAAGCGAGCGGAGGCGGCCGACGCGTTGCAGAGCGAAGACTGGCTGTTGGCGTATGAAGCGCGCGCAAGACGGTGGTGTGCGCCGAAGAACTGGGCCGGAAGCTCGGCTTGGCGCGAGGTCAAGAGCGCTGGAGTGCTCTTCATGGACATCCCTGACCCCAAGGCGGCACGACCCAAGCGCTGGCGCCTCAGACGGATGAGACCGGCGTTCGTATCGACTTGGGGAAGTTGAACGACGAGCTGCATGGATTTCGCGTCACACCGCGCGGGAGCCAGTTCCACGTATGTTCCACGCGGGCCTGATACCGACTCCAAAGATGCCTCTGACAAGGCTAAACACCAGTCGGGCTGACAGGATTTGAACCGGATTTCACAGACAGTCTCCGATGTGGCCGTGACGGCCGACGATGGTCCGTTTACGCGTGGTGACAACGGGTTTTGTCCTCGTCGTGGGGTGTCTCTGTTTGACACACTGTGACTCCCGAGTACATTCGATCTTGCACGAATCTTGCACGACCGACCGGGAGGGCC
Proteins encoded:
- a CDS encoding RNA-directed DNA polymerase — its product is MDLVRALGVGYLPKELPPIFTSLTFANVSGGLKQTRPNDETYPAKFSLARTGGLRRATEIPNPFSQLSLVEHCSRNWATLRSIAGLSGISTSRPVRASQKSERSLKHIGSPEKYERVLRSVGARFTLTTDVSNFFPSTYTHAVDWAVRGRATAKRDRSAKSVGGKLDLLLRKGRGGQTVGISIGPDTSWLISELVLGRVDSALQRRHPGIGRHALRWVDDMVFYASSHGLAEEVLGHYEEELGRFELSLNPLKTTIQAGIKPYQDEWLIRLRQARYRDDNEAHQADDIVDLFSLAFDIQSALPNSGAISYAVKRCNPFPSGRAWEVFQELLMASMALEPSSIRHVFDVMSFAKDIGLAVKDREFGEACNELIMRHAPLEHGFEVAWLLLMLRELGLEPSEESADAALLMHCNASNLLAWAALKDSVWLQLSCTNLDAVVKRAEAADALQSEDWLLAYEARARRWCAPKNWAGSSAWREVKSAGVLFMDIPDPKAARPKRWRLRRMRPAFVSTWGS
- a CDS encoding DUF2271 domain-containing protein; this encodes MAVWIEDADGNFVKTLALYHRANGDNWLKTLSAWYAASGGTDTTTSGTVPAGSFTAVWDGSTAAGARAAQGSYYVCVESVVEHGSESLVRQQVEFATSAAQTTLTPAGDIAAAAVAYTV
- a CDS encoding ATP-binding protein yields the protein MNQRYLKTSIVITTNRPVGAWGDILGDTTVAAAMLDRLLHRSVVVTLDGASYRLRHHATAADELRRATTGTNLR
- a CDS encoding ferric reductase-like transmembrane domain-containing protein, which translates into the protein MSRVALWRRTDAIAEPRLNRAKALLLTLIAVTSLLALAFVRPEEAPLVVNVYKYRAKTGAFLGSMFMIWQFLLGFRGAVSPVLPDLAWVGIVHQRLGQFGVLIIVLHPVFIGLYCLETRGQNIFALKMSDPFSQRVLLGMLALAVVGFIIVTSLVRSKMGFYRWLCTHLSAYLVPPLAFVHSFLLGPTIRGTWLQAYWWLLGARGLSTRRGADAVPVGGPELWRDRRRP
- a CDS encoding transposase, with translation MRESVRIVLQELIGADRYERTPERTNERNGTRPKEVMTKGGTVEVQIPKLGTAARLGDNRSVGPCG
- a CDS encoding FAD:protein FMN transferase → MSVPVRATSRGIYHPLLGTNVEVRVVARGGTPAVARAVAADAEAAVVAEMERLQDVFTVYDPGSELCRWRSGRLDAVSAELSDVLGAAQHWWEFSGGAFHPAAGAFRQRWLRAEAEQELPSAAELDELAARLAVLPFRVAGRRVERIGDCAGVDLNAIAKGYIVDRGVAAGRRDGVCDVLVNAGGDLRHVGDEVVRVGVENPDAIGGRPLAAVVLGDGAMATSGSVYRGFRIADQWYGHVIDPRTGRPVPNRPSTTVRAASAITADALATVVGVLAWSEAVPLLEQVSGAAALAVRSGGELLSVGEWHQTV
- a CDS encoding ferric reductase-like transmembrane domain-containing protein encodes the protein MAVETLVAPLARGHYARQARANRVRAGAVVGAGWLVLAMSVVLFLAEDGLGRFSHLGSSINALGIIAGLIATSALLLMLLLAARVPLIDRALGQPRATALHSQLGDTVVIGLGLHAVLVLVGYAAMDAISIIDEFVYLWAQSDFILAVVAMALLVAVVVSSIAAARRRLPYEVWHAVHLASYVAVGLSIPHMFSMSGLLAQGAWQRSYWIALLVVTGGCLLAFRCLRPAWVSLRHRVRVTAVTSAGPNVFHIEVSGRRLDRLGVQAGQYLHWRFLAPGLWWHQHPFSVSAAPSAARLRITVRVLGAGTAALRDLRVGTKVFIEGPYGTFTDGARTTDAVTLVGAGAGIAPIRTILESTAFDPGAATVVLRGSRADDVVLGDEVAALCDRRGARLVELVGHRAPGDRWVPADQPRLTLVDVVPGVAGTDLYVCGPEGFMASVIADARAAGVPEEQIHTAAFGFAA